The following coding sequences lie in one Crassostrea angulata isolate pt1a10 chromosome 10, ASM2561291v2, whole genome shotgun sequence genomic window:
- the LOC128165944 gene encoding uncharacterized protein LOC128165944 produces the protein ASSRNFGVDYENPVSRRFFINEGYYGCGNDLGWVVVIDGQGPCSMDKEVNSTIVHYVNTYSYSLMPGETADFMAIFAERGTCVYSEICSTTSTPNEYLLVNETEEIQKRINAIKKNLTVPMNSTSKHHRSKTSANDERMSSRAIGMVLGFGLISAFLALILLPDIFTLIRYALERVCEMKA, from the exons gcctcgtctcg CAATTTTGGTGTTGATTATGAAAATCCAGTCAGTCGGCGTTTCTTCATTAACGAAGGCTATTATGGATGTGGAAATGATTTGGGTTGGGTCGTTGTGATCGACGGACAAGGACCGTGTTCAATGGATAAAGAAGTAAATAGCACCATTGTTCATTACGTCAATACGTATTCCTATTCTTTGATGCCTGGGG agacTGCTGATTTTATGGCAATATTTGCAGAAAGAG GTACATGTGTCTACAGTGAGATATGTTCTACGACTTCTACACCTAATGAATATCTGTTGGTCAACGAGACAGAAGAAATTCAGAAAAGAATTAACGCAATTAAAAAGAACTTAACTGTACCGATGAACTCTACGTCAAAACATCATCGTAGCAAAACAAGCGCAAACGATGAGCGAATGTCGTCACGTGCCATAGGAATGGTACTTGGGTTTGGTCTTATATCGGCGTTTTTGGCTCTGATCCTTCTTCCCGATATCTTTACGTTGATTCGTTATGCTTTGGAACGAGTTTGTGAGATGAAAGCTTAg